Part of the Thermus neutrinimicus genome is shown below.
ATTGGCCCTCCTCTTCTCGTTCAGGATCGTGAGGAGCCGGGCGATGAGGCGCCGGGTCTCCCGCACCCTGTGGTTCTGGGAAAGCTGGCCGATGGAGGCCTGGAAGCGAAGCTCCATCAGCTCCCGCTTCTTCTCCCGCACCAGCTTCTCGATCTCAACGGGAGAGAGCTTGCGGATCTCACTGGGCTTCATCGTAGGCATCCCTCCTCACGATCTTGGTCTTGATGGGAAGCTTGTGGCCGGCGATGCGCAAGGCCTCGAGGGCCTGCTCCTCCGTGACGCCCGCCACCTCGAACATCACCCGGCCCGGCTTCACCACCGCCACATACCCTTCCACGTTGCCCTTACCCTTACCCATCCGCACCTCGAGGGGCTTCTTGGTGTAGGGCTTGTCGGGGAAGATGCGGATGAAGATCTTACCCCCGCGGCGGAAATGGCGCACCATGGCCACACGGGCCGCTTCTATCTGCTGGGCGGTGATCCAGGCGGGCTCCATGGCCACCAGGCCGAAGTCCC
Proteins encoded:
- the rpmC gene encoding 50S ribosomal protein L29, which gives rise to MKPSEIRKLSPVEIEKLVREKKRELMELRFQASIGQLSQNHRVRETRRLIARLLTILNEKRRANA
- the rplP gene encoding 50S ribosomal protein L16, yielding MLMPRRMKYRKQHRGRMKGAAKGGDYVAFGDFGLVAMEPAWITAQQIEAARVAMVRHFRRGGKIFIRIFPDKPYTKKPLEVRMGKGKGNVEGYVAVVKPGRVMFEVAGVTEEQALEALRIAGHKLPIKTKIVRRDAYDEAQ